A single window of Candidatus Aminicenantes bacterium DNA harbors:
- the def gene encoding peptide deformylase: MAKRTILKLGHPTLSQVSSPVAEVDAEIRTLVRDMIETMHKAPGIGLSAPQLDVKKRIITVDLSVGEDPDALYVLLNPEIISREGKCVREEGCLSVPEIYEKVARPQTIVVKGMDAEGRDVKIEAADILARAFCHEIDHLDGKLFVDYLSPLKRSLIRKKFKKPEAKKKT; encoded by the coding sequence TTGGCTAAGCGCACCATCCTCAAGCTCGGGCACCCGACTTTGTCCCAGGTGTCCTCCCCGGTGGCCGAAGTCGACGCCGAAATCCGGACCCTTGTCCGCGACATGATCGAGACGATGCACAAGGCTCCGGGAATCGGTTTGTCGGCCCCCCAGCTCGACGTCAAGAAGCGGATCATCACCGTCGATCTGAGCGTCGGCGAGGATCCCGACGCCCTCTATGTCCTGCTCAACCCGGAGATCATCAGCCGCGAAGGCAAATGCGTCCGCGAAGAAGGCTGTCTGTCGGTCCCGGAGATCTACGAAAAAGTGGCTCGCCCCCAGACGATCGTCGTCAAGGGGATGGATGCCGAAGGCCGGGACGTGAAGATCGAAGCCGCAGACATTCTGGCCCGGGCCTTCTGCCACGAGATCGACCACCTCGACGGCAAGCTCTTCGTCGATTACCTATCGCCCCTCAAGCGGAGCCTCATCCGGAAAAAATTCAAGAAGCCCGAGGCAAAGAAAAAAACCTGA
- the fmt gene encoding methionyl-tRNA formyltransferase, producing the protein MRIVFFGSPGAALPSMTALLAAGHQIPLVVTRPDRPAGRGRVPTPCPVKAFALERGLPTYEPEKIRQDPQAVERLRAARADIHIVVAYGQIMPVSIIDLPPRRSLNLHFSLLPAFRGASPVCWAIRRGEIRTGVTIFRLNEKMDEGAIYACAGEEIKPDDTTGSLEERLAVLGAGLLVRTLANMGAIIPKPQDPESATYAPKLKKEDGAIDWSAEAGLVDRHVRAMLPWPTAFSFSAGGRIIVLAGKSVPRPGGADPAPEPGSVLSAGKTGILVACGGRTAYAILRLQPEGRKPMDAAAFLAGGKLAAGRRLSAIPQA; encoded by the coding sequence ATGCGAATCGTCTTTTTCGGAAGTCCGGGAGCCGCTCTCCCATCAATGACCGCCCTCCTTGCCGCCGGCCACCAGATTCCCTTGGTCGTGACTCGACCGGACCGCCCGGCCGGCCGTGGCCGCGTCCCAACCCCCTGCCCGGTCAAGGCTTTCGCCCTGGAGCGCGGCCTGCCCACTTACGAACCCGAGAAGATTCGCCAGGACCCCCAGGCCGTCGAGAGGCTCAGGGCGGCCCGGGCCGATATCCATATCGTCGTAGCCTACGGCCAGATCATGCCCGTTTCCATCATCGATCTGCCCCCGCGCCGGTCCCTGAACCTGCATTTTTCGCTCCTCCCGGCTTTCCGAGGGGCCTCTCCCGTCTGCTGGGCCATCCGCCGCGGCGAGATCCGGACCGGGGTCACCATCTTCCGGCTGAACGAGAAGATGGACGAGGGCGCCATCTACGCCTGCGCCGGGGAGGAGATCAAGCCCGACGACACGACCGGCTCGCTCGAAGAAAGGCTGGCCGTTTTGGGAGCGGGCCTGCTCGTCCGGACGCTGGCGAACATGGGTGCCATCATCCCCAAGCCCCAGGATCCCGAATCGGCCACCTACGCCCCCAAGCTCAAGAAAGAGGACGGCGCCATCGATTGGAGCGCCGAGGCGGGGCTCGTCGACAGGCATGTCCGGGCCATGCTTCCATGGCCGACGGCCTTCAGCTTTTCGGCTGGGGGGCGGATCATCGTGTTGGCCGGCAAATCCGTGCCGCGGCCGGGAGGGGCCGACCCTGCCCCGGAACCGGGGAGCGTCCTTTCGGCCGGGAAGACCGGCATCCTCGTCGCCTGCGGCGGAAGGACGGCCTATGCCATACTTCGCCTGCAGCCCGAAGGGCGCAAGCCCATGGACGCAGCGGCGTTTCTGGCGGGCGGCAAGCTCGCGGCCGGCCGCAGGCTGAGCGCGATTCCGCAAGCCTAA
- a CDS encoding M23 family metallopeptidase — protein sequence MGKKHLSLIIVPHTKSGFRTLSFSKRTINAVKWIAILVVVIGLGVTADYIRIQVKGREYKNLAAENAKQRETLANYESTLGTLQKRILAFDDYVKKLNLMAGIKSPDVLKEVGIGGGGYTPDSGQTIPGLPPAIGSGNLKNIQQKTEDIQKNLDSLVGFFQNQENRLASTPTIYPTVGLLTSQFGWRPDPFTRKQTFHYGIDIASALGNPIVATADGVVIAINSDKLFGLSVQINHGLGYTTIYGHMSAFKCRIGQRVKRGDVIGEVGQTGKALGPHVHYEIRLNGTSVNPYLFILEE from the coding sequence ATGGGAAAGAAACACCTCTCCCTGATCATCGTCCCGCATACCAAATCGGGCTTCCGGACGCTATCCTTCTCCAAAAGGACGATCAACGCCGTCAAATGGATCGCGATCCTTGTGGTCGTCATAGGCCTCGGAGTCACGGCGGATTATATTCGGATCCAGGTCAAAGGCCGTGAGTACAAGAACTTGGCGGCCGAGAACGCCAAGCAGAGGGAAACCCTGGCCAATTATGAATCGACCTTGGGGACCCTGCAGAAACGAATCCTGGCCTTTGATGATTACGTCAAAAAGCTCAACCTCATGGCCGGGATCAAGTCGCCGGACGTCCTAAAGGAAGTCGGCATCGGCGGCGGCGGTTACACTCCCGACAGCGGCCAGACCATCCCCGGTCTTCCGCCTGCGATTGGCTCCGGCAATCTCAAAAATATCCAGCAAAAGACTGAAGATATCCAGAAAAATCTGGATTCGCTGGTCGGTTTCTTCCAGAATCAGGAAAACCGCCTGGCTTCAACCCCGACCATCTACCCGACAGTCGGCCTTCTGACTTCGCAGTTCGGCTGGCGGCCGGATCCGTTTACCAGAAAGCAGACTTTCCATTATGGGATTGATATCGCATCCGCTCTAGGCAATCCCATCGTCGCCACGGCCGACGGCGTCGTCATCGCCATCAACTCGGACAAGCTTTTTGGCCTATCGGTTCAGATCAACCACGGTCTGGGATACACCACTATTTATGGGCATATGAGCGCCTTCAAATGCCGGATCGGCCAAAGGGTCAAGCGCGGCGACGTCATCGGAGAAGTCGGCCAGACGGGCAAAGCCCTGGGGCCGCATGTCCACTATGAGATTCGGCTTAACGGGACCTCGGTCAACCCCTACCTGTTCATTCTCGAAGAATAG
- a CDS encoding SDR family NAD(P)-dependent oxidoreductase, with translation MINLTGRRTLITGGSRGIGRAAALLFAEAGSDVAITYQCREEAALEVRSAVEKIGRNCFTYKVELSSEDQVRSLAAALAERWGGLDALVNNAGIWTPLEMGAGDAEAWRETMAVNLDGLFYLVDAVLPLLKARPRSAIVNVGSTAGIRGEAFHSHYAASKGAMNALTKSWAVEFAPWNINVNCVAPGWVDTDMCTGVFGDAAYRESVRQSIPLKRIPPPEDIAGPILFLASDLARHITGAVLSVNGGGVLCGA, from the coding sequence ATGATCAATCTAACCGGCCGGAGGACTTTGATAACCGGCGGGTCGCGCGGCATCGGGCGTGCGGCCGCCCTGCTTTTCGCCGAAGCGGGCAGCGATGTCGCCATCACTTACCAATGCCGGGAAGAAGCCGCTCTTGAAGTTCGATCAGCTGTCGAAAAGATAGGCCGCAATTGCTTTACTTATAAAGTCGAGCTATCTAGTGAGGATCAGGTCCGATCGTTGGCGGCCGCGCTGGCGGAGCGTTGGGGCGGCCTTGATGCGCTCGTCAATAACGCCGGTATCTGGACCCCGCTCGAAATGGGGGCAGGGGACGCCGAGGCCTGGCGCGAAACGATGGCCGTCAACCTGGACGGACTCTTCTATCTCGTCGACGCCGTTCTCCCGCTGTTGAAAGCCAGGCCGAGGTCAGCCATCGTCAACGTCGGATCGACGGCCGGCATCCGCGGGGAGGCCTTCCACTCCCATTATGCCGCGTCCAAGGGTGCTATGAACGCCCTGACCAAGTCCTGGGCGGTGGAATTCGCGCCTTGGAACATCAACGTCAACTGCGTCGCGCCGGGCTGGGTCGATACGGACATGTGCACCGGGGTCTTCGGCGACGCGGCCTACCGGGAGAGCGTCCGGCAGTCCATCCCCCTCAAGCGGATTCCCCCCCCGGAGGATATCGCCGGCCCGATCCTCTTTCTGGCTTCGGACCTGGCCAGGCACATCACCGGAGCCGTCCTAAGCGTCAACGGAGGAGGCGTCCTATGCGGAGCCTGA